From the Kribbella sp. CA-293567 genome, the window ACGGGGGCCGACCAGGCGGTAGTGGGTGGCGAGCAGGGTGTCGATGTCACCGCTGACCTGCACGCGGGAGTCGACGAGGACGACCAAATAGTCGCAGGACCGCTCGACGTCCGAGACGAGGTGCGAGGAGAGGATGACGCTCAGCTCCTGCTCGGTGACCGCCGCCATCAGGTCCTGCAGGAACTCGCGCCGGGCCAGCGGATCGAGCGCCGCGACCGGTTCGTCGAGGATGAGCAGCTCGGGACGTTTGGCGATGCCGAGCGTCAGGGCGAGCTGTGCCCGCTGACCGCCGGACAGCTTGCCCGCCCGCTGTTTCGGATCCAGCCCGAGGCTCCGGATCCTTGCCTGGGCGAGCGAATCGTCCCAGCCCGGGTTCAGCCGGGCACCGAGCTGAAGATGATCGGCGATGCTCAGCCGCGCGTACGTCGGGGTGTCCTGCGCGACGAAACCGATCTTGGCCTGCCGCGGTCCACCGGCCGGGGCGTCGAGAACCTCGATCGTGCCGGTGGTCGGCGTCAGCATCCCGACGGCGAGGTTCAGCAAAGTGCTCTTGCCGGCGCCGTTCGGGCCGACCAGACCGACCACGCGACCGGCCGGGACCTCGAGCGTGCAGTCGGTCAGCGCCCAGCGACGGCCATATTTCTTGCCCAGACCCTGGGCGCGCAACGCTGCTCGTGAGACGGCGGTCACGCTATGTCCTCCTGAGCGCCGGACCGAAAGGTGGTCCGGAACAACGCCTCGATGCTCTCGTCGTCCAGGCCGGCCTTACGGGCCTTGGACAACCAGAGTTGCAGGTCCCGCCGCAGCGGTCCGTGGGCGGCCAGGCTGTGGTCGGTCAGCGTCCGGGTCACGAAGGTCCCGCGCCCCGGCCGGGCCGCGACCAGATCGTCGTGCTCCAGCTCGCGGTAGGCCTTCAGCACGGTGTTCGGGTTGATCGCCAGCTGCCCGACCACGTCCTTCACCGTCGGCAGCTGATCCCCCTCCCGCAACAGCCCCAGCCGCAGCGCGTTCTTCACCTGCTGAACGATCTGCTGGTACGGCGACACCCCCGAGCGTCCGTCCAGATGGAACTCGATCATCCTCAACCCCATTCATCTAGGTAACTAGTACAATACCCAGATGGAGGTTGAGGTCAAGGGGTGGTCGTCAGCGAATGGCCTCGTACCGCCGCAGTGCCTCGAGCCGGGCCTCGGCGTGGTCGACGATCGGTTCGGGGTAGTCGGGCGTCCCGAACTCGGGGACCCAGCGGCGGACGTACTCGCCGGCCGGATCGAACTTCTTCTCCTGGGTGGCCGGATTGAAGACCCGGAAGTACGGCGAGGCGTCGGCGCCACACCCCGCCACCCACTGCCAGTTCAGCGAGTTCGACGCCAGATCGCCGTCCTCGAGGCGCCGCATGAACCACCGGGCGCCGTACTTCCAGTGCACCTGGAGGTCCTTGACCAGGAACGACGCCACGATCATCCGGACCCGGTTGTGCATGAACCCGGTCGCGGCCAGCTCGCGCATCCCGGCGTCCACGATCGGGTAGCCGGTGCGGCCCTCGCACCAGGCCTCGAAAGCCTCGCCCGGCTCGTCGTACTGCATTTTCTCGAACGCCGGCCGCAGCGGCTTCCAGGCGGCCTGCGGGTGCCGCGCCAGCAGGTCCGCGCAGAAGTCACGCCAGGCCAGCTCACGGCGGTAGCCCTCCGCGCCGGCACTCCGCTGCTGGGCCAGGTCGGCCAGCATCGTTCGCGGGTGGATCTCGCCGTACTTCAGCGGCACCGACATCCGCGAGGTCGCGTCGAGATCGGGCCGGTCCCGCACCTCGCCGTACTCCGCGACGGTCTTGAGGTACCGCTCCCACTGTTCGAGCGCGACCGCTTCGCCGGCGACCGCCTCACCGGCCGGCGGCAGTTCCTCGCTGGTGGCCTCGACCCACTCGACGTTGCCGGGGGCATCGACCGGCCCGCGCCAGCCGTGCTCGAGCCAGGTGCGGAAGTACGGCGTGAACACCGAGTACGGCGTGTTCTGCTGCGTCAGCACCCGCCCGGGCGCGACGGCGTACGGCGAGCCGGTCGCGACGAGCGGGCAGTCGAGCGCCTTCTCGACCGCGGCATCGCGCCGCTGTCCGTAGGGTCCGTAGTCGGCCGCGATGTGCACACTCGCCGCTTCGACCTCGGCCGCCACCGCCGGTACGACGTCCTCCGGGTCGCCGTGCCGGACGACGAGCCGCCCGCCGAGCGCGTCGGAGAGACTGCGCAACGACGCGGCCAGATGATCCCGCCGCCGCCCACCGGCCGGGTCCCACAGTTTCGGGTCCAGCACGAACAGTCCGAGCACCTTGCCGCCGCCCGCCGAGACCGCGTCGAGCAGCGCCGGATTGTCCGCCAGCCGAAGATCCCGCCGGAACCACATCACCGCGATAGCCATCCGCCCATCCTGTCGGACGCACAACTTTCCCCACCACTCGCCGAGATTCGAACACACGATTGGGTAAGGCTTGCCTCAGTAGGTGAGAATGGATGTCGTGAGCGAGCTGATCGATACCACCGAGATGTACCTGCGGACCGTCTACGAGCTGGAAGAAGAAGGCATTCTGCCGCTGCGCGCGCGGATCGCCGAACGGCTCCACCAATCCGGCCCGACGGTCAGTCAGACGGTGGCCCGGATGGAACGTGACGGTCTCGTCACGGTCGAGGGCGACCGGCACCTCGAGCTCACCGCGGTCGGCCGGATGCAGGCCACCCGGGTGATGCGCAAGCACCGGCTGGCCGAGCGGCTGCTGGTGGACGTGATCGGGCTCGAGTGGGAGGACGTGCACGCCGAGGCCTGCCGCTGGGAGCACGTGATGAGCGACGCGGTCGAGCTCCGGCTGCTGAAGATCCTCGACAACCCCACCGAGTCGCCGTACGGCAACCCGATCCCGGGGCTGGAGGAGCTGCTGAAGGACGGTCAGGCGACCGCGATCGGCGACTTCCGCAGCGGTGTCGAGCCGCTCGACAAGGTGCTCGACCAGGCCATCGGCGACTCCGTCCGGGTGCTGGTGCGGCGGATCGCCGAGCCGGTGCAGACCGACGACGACGCGATGTCGGTGCTGCGTCGCGCCGGCGCGCTGCCCGGCCGCGAGGTCGACTCGATGCTGGACGCCGAGGGCGTGCTGGTCGGCAGCCGCGAGGCCGGTGGCGTGATCAGCGACGAGACCGCCGGCCACATCTTCGTCAGCCTGGTTTAAGACTCCGCCAAGATCCTGCACCCACAGCGCTCGATGCTGTACTGAGCGTGTTCAGGCAGTAACGTCTGTCCGCGATGCCTGAGAACGAGATCGACTGGCCGGGCTACCTGCGGGAGTTCCACACCGCGGCCCCGGGCAGCACCGAAGCCCTGTTGTCCCGAGCGGTGGCCGGGGACCACACGCCCTACCGCTGGCTGGTCCGCGCGGTCTCCGGCGAGGCGCGGCGCGTCCTCGACCTGGCCTGCGGCAACGGGCCGGTCGCCCGTGAGCTGTACGGGCGGTGGGTGGTGGGCGTCGACAACAACGCGGCCCAGCTGGCCGGCGCTCCCGGCCCGAAGGTCCAGGCCGACGCGCTGCACCTGCCGTTCGCCAACGAGGTCTTCGACGTGGTCACCTGCTCGATCGGCCTGGCGGTGCTCCAGCCGCTGCCCGACGTCCTGGCCGAGGCGGCCCGCGTACTACGTCGCGGCGGCGTCCTGGCCGCGATCGTCCCGGCCGTGCGGCCACTGCGCCGCAGCGACCTGCGCACGCTCACCAGCCTGACGACCCGGTTGCGTTCGACACCGCAGTTCCCGGCCGGTGGCGAGATCAAGGACCTCAAGGACCAGTTGCGCTCGGCCGGTTTCCACGTGATGGAGAGCCAGCGCGAGCGCTATGCGTACCGGGTCCGCACCCTCGAAGACGCCCGCATCCTGGTCGGTGCCCTCTATCTGCCCGGTACGTCGGACGCCCGCCGCGAGGCCGCGGCCGGCTGGCTGGCCGAGCGCGGCGCCGCCTCGGACGGTTTGCAGGTCGCCATCCCGGTCCGCCGGATCACCGCGATGCGCACCAAGTTCGCCCTGAGCTGAGCCGTCCTTCGGACAGTTGGCGCCCTACTGACCGGTCATAGGTACCGTTCATGCTGTGCCTGTTCTGAACTGGTCTGTTCGCGCGGTCGACCGTGCACTCGGCGGCGAACACGTCTACCGCGAACTGCTGGCCGGTGAGCAGGCCGCCTTCTGGCTCGACGGCAGCTTGACGGACCGGCACTCCCGCCGGGTCTCCGTGCTGGGCACGTCGGCCGGGCCCGACGCCGAGGTCATCGTCCGGGAAGTTGCCGACGGCGACGTGTTCGCCGAGTTGCAGGAACGGTTGAGCGCGCGATCAGCTCAGCTGGACGCAGTACCGGCCGAGCTGCGAGAGGTCTTCGCCGGCGGGTACGTCGGGTACTTCGGGTACGAGCTGAAGGCGCTGACGGGTGGGGCCACGGCGTACGAAGCGCCGACTCCGGACGCCTTGTGGATGTGGGCGAACCGCTTCGTCGTGATCGATCATGACCAGCATCGCACCCTGCTCGTCGCCGTCCACGCCGCTGGTGACACCGAGGCTCTCGCCTGGCTGGACCGCGCCGAGTCGGCCGCGGCCGGCTGGAGTATGGGCTGGCAGGAGGCGCCACCGATCGCGACGCTGGATCTCGAAGCGCACCTGGAGCAGGATCGCGCCGGCTACCTGGCCGGGATCGACGCCTGCATGGCAGCGCTCGAAGCGGGTGAGACCTACGAGGTCTGTCTGACCAACCGGGTCCGGCTGCCGGCCGTCGAGGATCCTTTCGGGTTCTATCTGTGGCAACGCCAGAGCAACCCCGCGCCGTACTCCGCCTTCCTCCGGTACGGCGACCTGGCAGTGGCCAGCTCCTCGCCCGAACGGTTCCTGACCGTGGACGATGAGGGCTGGGCGGAGTGCCGGCCGATCAAGGGCACCGCGCCCCGGTCGGCCGACCCCGCGCAGGACCAGCTCGTCGCCAAAGCGCTCGCCGAGGACGAGAAGACCCGGGCCGAGAACCTGATGATCGTCGATCTGATCCGCAACGATC encodes:
- a CDS encoding ABC transporter ATP-binding protein, whose translation is MTAVSRAALRAQGLGKKYGRRWALTDCTLEVPAGRVVGLVGPNGAGKSTLLNLAVGMLTPTTGTIEVLDAPAGGPRQAKIGFVAQDTPTYARLSIADHLQLGARLNPGWDDSLAQARIRSLGLDPKQRAGKLSGGQRAQLALTLGIAKRPELLILDEPVAALDPLARREFLQDLMAAVTEQELSVILSSHLVSDVERSCDYLVVLVDSRVQVSGDIDTLLATHYRLVGPRREEKSMPQNQHVIAASHTDRQSTFLIRTDEPILDPAWTISQLTLEDVVLAYMGRSATAPQNNRPLLEVQR
- a CDS encoding GntR family transcriptional regulator, with product MIEFHLDGRSGVSPYQQIVQQVKNALRLGLLREGDQLPTVKDVVGQLAINPNTVLKAYRELEHDDLVAARPGRGTFVTRTLTDHSLAAHGPLRRDLQLWLSKARKAGLDDESIEALFRTTFRSGAQEDIA
- a CDS encoding cryptochrome/photolyase family protein, with the translated sequence MAIAVMWFRRDLRLADNPALLDAVSAGGGKVLGLFVLDPKLWDPAGGRRRDHLAASLRSLSDALGGRLVVRHGDPEDVVPAVAAEVEAASVHIAADYGPYGQRRDAAVEKALDCPLVATGSPYAVAPGRVLTQQNTPYSVFTPYFRTWLEHGWRGPVDAPGNVEWVEATSEELPPAGEAVAGEAVALEQWERYLKTVAEYGEVRDRPDLDATSRMSVPLKYGEIHPRTMLADLAQQRSAGAEGYRRELAWRDFCADLLARHPQAAWKPLRPAFEKMQYDEPGEAFEAWCEGRTGYPIVDAGMRELAATGFMHNRVRMIVASFLVKDLQVHWKYGARWFMRRLEDGDLASNSLNWQWVAGCGADASPYFRVFNPATQEKKFDPAGEYVRRWVPEFGTPDYPEPIVDHAEARLEALRRYEAIR
- a CDS encoding metal-dependent transcriptional regulator — encoded protein: MDVVSELIDTTEMYLRTVYELEEEGILPLRARIAERLHQSGPTVSQTVARMERDGLVTVEGDRHLELTAVGRMQATRVMRKHRLAERLLVDVIGLEWEDVHAEACRWEHVMSDAVELRLLKILDNPTESPYGNPIPGLEELLKDGQATAIGDFRSGVEPLDKVLDQAIGDSVRVLVRRIAEPVQTDDDAMSVLRRAGALPGREVDSMLDAEGVLVGSREAGGVISDETAGHIFVSLV
- a CDS encoding methyltransferase domain-containing protein: MPENEIDWPGYLREFHTAAPGSTEALLSRAVAGDHTPYRWLVRAVSGEARRVLDLACGNGPVARELYGRWVVGVDNNAAQLAGAPGPKVQADALHLPFANEVFDVVTCSIGLAVLQPLPDVLAEAARVLRRGGVLAAIVPAVRPLRRSDLRTLTSLTTRLRSTPQFPAGGEIKDLKDQLRSAGFHVMESQRERYAYRVRTLEDARILVGALYLPGTSDARREAAAGWLAERGAASDGLQVAIPVRRITAMRTKFALS
- the pabB gene encoding aminodeoxychorismate synthase component I, whose protein sequence is MPVLNWSVRAVDRALGGEHVYRELLAGEQAAFWLDGSLTDRHSRRVSVLGTSAGPDAEVIVREVADGDVFAELQERLSARSAQLDAVPAELREVFAGGYVGYFGYELKALTGGATAYEAPTPDALWMWANRFVVIDHDQHRTLLVAVHAAGDTEALAWLDRAESAAAGWSMGWQEAPPIATLDLEAHLEQDRAGYLAGIDACMAALEAGETYEVCLTNRVRLPAVEDPFGFYLWQRQSNPAPYSAFLRYGDLAVASSSPERFLTVDDEGWAECRPIKGTAPRSADPAQDQLVAKALAEDEKTRAENLMIVDLIRNDLGRVSRPGTVQVPQLMAVESYETVHQLVTTVRGRLRAGVDAIDAVRACFPPGSMTGAPKIRTMELLDQLEQSARGVYSGALGYLTVDGRADLSVVIRTAVLTGEETVVGAGGAIVLDSDPAAEYDEMVLKATATIQGRTV